Proteins from a genomic interval of Antedon mediterranea chromosome 5, ecAntMedi1.1, whole genome shotgun sequence:
- the LOC140049840 gene encoding uncharacterized protein codes for MGRKDLTSLLVYLTILTTICCNVTSSVPLSAPVLKIKLLSDVSSSQRFGEDRSEDGITFKHHSRIITETEHVNNSQNIHVITLEEDNEISTIIVDGNKDLIVVKNDGTCYVNKASNTIQLISKIKNKNPVVLHLVGNQQIPQEYFAVTSEPMIYNLCFDLPIWWATVSTKQTHS; via the exons ATGGGTCGTAAG gATTTAACGTCATTGTTAGTTTACCTGACTATTTTAACTACAATATGCTGCAATGTGACGTCA AGTGTTCCGTTATCGGCACcagtactaaaaataaaacttcTCAGTGACGTAAGCAGCAGCCAGCGGTTTGGTGAAGATCGTTCTGAG GATGGCATAACATTCAAACATCACAGTCGTATTATAACAGAGACTGAACATGTTAACAACTCTCAAAACATCCACGTCATAACCCTGGAGGAGGACAATGAAATATCAACTATAATCGTCGACGGAAACAAG gATTTGATTGTTGTTAAAAATGATGGAACGTGTTATGTAAATAAAGCTAGCAATACCATTCAACTTATATCTAAG attaaaaataaaaatcccgTGGTACTGCACTTGGTAGGCAATCAGCAAATTCCACAAGAATACTTTGCAGTGACGTCAGAGCCAATGATCTACAATCTTTGTTTTGATCTCCCGATTTGGTGGGCAACCGTCAGCACCAAGCAAACTCATTCTTGA